The sequence below is a genomic window from Clostridium putrefaciens.
TATGCTCAAATAGGAAGTGGAAGTGCTGTGTCTTATAATGACCTTCAACCTGGAGATTTAGTATTCACAAATGGTGTGGGACATGTTGGTATATACGTAGGTGGAGGACAGATGATTCATGCTCCACGTACAGGAGAAAGAGTAAAGGTTGGACCAATATATAAATTCAGTAGTGCAAGAAGAGTTTTAAGATAGTATGCAGCTTATTATAATATAGAAGATAATATAATAAATATATTGAAGAATATGATAGTCCGCGGTGAAACAGGACAATGGTATCTTTTACAAGTGTATTTATAATGATTAAAAAGCTTTCGGAGTTGCCGAAGGCTTTTTTGTTAGGTATAAAGTTTTAATACTATAAGTTTATATATAAATTTAGTAGAGACTTTTTGTTAAGAGTAATATAGAATGTAAGGATGGTAATTAATATCATTTGATGAAAGTAATGATAACTTTAGAATGATAACTTTAGAATGATAACTTTAGTTAGATAAGCTTAAATTAATGTATATAAAAATAAAAGTTTAACAGTGATAATAAGGGGTTGATTTAAATCATGATAGAAGATTATAAAAACTACATAAAAGAAGATGAAACATTAGATGATCTTCAACTTAAAGGAATACATATAATACAAAAGACAAAGGGGTTTAGATTTGGCGTGGATGCTGTACTTTTAGCAAACTTTGCAAAGTCGAAAAGAAGTAGCAGCATAATGGATATTTGCACCGGTACTGGAATAGTTCCTCTTTTAATAGCGGGTAAAAAAGAATTTTCTAAAGTAACTGGCATGGAAATACAAGAGGACATGATAGACATGGCAAAAAGGTCTGTAATAATAAATAATCTTAAAGAAAAGGTAGAATTTAAATGTTCAGATCTAAAAGATTTAAAGTATTTGAAGACCTTAGAGAAGGTAGATGTATTAACAGTAAATCCGCCATATAAGGTTTATAAGTCAGGAATCTTAAATGTAAGTGATAAGGATGCTATTGCAAGGCACGAGATAGCTTGTACATTAGAAGATGTTGTAATAGCCTCTAGAATATTATTAAAGGATAATGGGCGTATGTTCATGGTACATAGGCCAGAAAGGCTTGCTGACATACTGTGCACTATGAGAAAGCATAAAATAGAACCTAAAACCATAAGGCTTGTACATCCTAATAGTAAAAAGGCACCTAACATAGTTTTAGTTGAGGGGCAAAGAGATGGTGGAGCCTTCTTAAGATTTGAACCACCCCTGTATATTTACGAGGAAGATGGAGAGTATAGCGAAGAAATAAAAAATATTTATAACGAAGATATATTATAATAAAAGATTAATATGAAAAGATTAACATAAAAAGATTTTTAATGAAAATATAACAGTTCAATATGATTTAGATAATTCAAGTTGTTTAAAGTTATTTGAAATTGTTAAAATAGGAGGAAGATATGGCTAAACTTTATATAGTACCAACACCTATAGGAAATTTAAAAGACATAACATTAAGGGCTCTAGAAGTTCTTAATATGGTGGATGTAATAGCGGCAGAAGATACAAGACAAACCTTAAAGTTACTTAATCATTTTAATATTAAAAAGCCACTTATAAGTTATCATATGCATAATGAGCAATTTAAAAGCGAGGAATTATTAAACAAGATAGTACAAGGTGAAAATATAGCAATCGTAAGCGATGCTGGAACTCCAGGTATTTCTGACCCGGGCAGCGTTGTAATCAAAAAGTGCATAGAAAACTCTATAGAAATAGAAGTTCTTCCAGGGGCAACAGCTCTTATTACAGCTATGGTTTATTCTGGGCTTGACTCAACTAAATTTTTATTTAGAGGGTTTTTGCCAAGAGAAAATAAGGATAGAAAGGTCATAATAGAAGACTTAAAAGACAGGACGGAAACGCTTATATTATATGAGGCTCCACATAGATTAAAGGATACACTTGCATTTTTAAGAGAAAACTTAGGCAATAGAAATATTGGGATTTGCAGAGAACTCACTAAATTATATGAAGAAATTTTAAGAGGAAGCATTGATGATATCATTTGTCACTATGATGCGGTTCAACCTAGAGGAGAATATGTAATTGTAATTTCAGGTAAAAGCGAAGAAGAGATTGCAGAGGAAAGAGAAAGTCTTTGGATAGATATGACTATTGAAGAACATATTAAGAAATATATAGCTGATGGTCTAACAAAAAAAGAAGCAATTAAAATGGTAGCAAAAGATAGGAAGATGCCAAAATCAGAGGTTTATAAGCACAGTATTGAGTAAATATTGACTAAGTATTAAGTAAGTATTAAGCAGAAGATAAATAGTAAATGAATAGGAAACTAACAAAAAAACCAATAAGTCATACAGTGGTGAAGTTGATTTTAGTTAAATCAACTTCATCAATGCAATAGCTTATTGGTTTTATTAATAACTGTATCCTAAAGAAACAGTGTAATTTTTTGAAATACCTTAAATTACATTTCCATGTAATTTAAGGCTAAGATAACTTTAAAGTTAAAATATTAATTAAAAGTGTTTAAAAATATTTAAAAATATTTATCTAAAAGATACTACTTCTTAAATTCTTCCATACAACTTTTACAAATATTCTTTCCTTTATAGTTTGTTACATCTCTAGCGTCTCCGCAGAAAATACAAGCTGGCTCATATTTCTTTAATATGATTTGTTCGCCATCTACATATATTTCTAAAGCATCCTTTTCAGCAATATCCAAAGTTCTTCTTAGTTCTATTGGAATTACTATTCTACCAAGTTCATCTACTCTTCTAACAACACCTGTTGATTTCATCATGTTTCCTCCTTCTACATCTTTCGACATCTACACTTAAATAATAACAAAAATTCCACTTAAAGTTAATGGACTAACATACCATTTTTCCATTTGAAATATTAACTAGAAAATTTGTTTCAAATGTTAATATACTACCATATTATTGAAATGTCAAGTATGTTAATAAAAGTATAAGATTCATTAAAAACAAGCCTAAGCACTGGTATGTAAGGGCTTGGACTATATATGGAGAGAAATGTAAAGAAAAAATTTATAAAAATAATTTAAAAAGTTATAAAAAAGATCTTTTTAGAACCTTTTATTTTCGTAAGTTGTTAATAAGGATAGAGAACATAAGGTACAAAATGGATAAATAGGGAAATAATAAAATTACCATTAAAGGGCTACTTATCAATATTAATTAAAATATTTTTTAATTAATTAAAAAATATTAAAAAAAGTTTATATAAAATGTTAATTTTAATAAATGTTAATGAATATTAATTAATGAAGTTTTAAAATTGTAAAGTTATGATGCTATATGTTATAATTATATACATTATAGTAAAGGCTTTGCAAGTATATATAACAAGTGAAATCATTCAAATTAAAAAAGGTTACTTTTATAATGATTCAAATGTAAACTATTGCAAAGTATATTCAAAATAAGGGGAGGAATTATTATGAAAATATTTATTGATACTGCTAATATAGAAGAAATAAAAAAGGCAGCAGAACTTGGAGTTATAGATGGGGTTACAACTAATCCTAGTTTAATAGCAAGAGAAGGAAGAGATATTAAAGAGGTTATAGAAGAAATTTGCTCTATAGTAGATGGACCTATAAGCGCAGAAGTTATGAGTTTAGAGCATTCTAAAATGATAGAAGAAGCTGAGGAATTAATAAAACTTCATAAAAACATAGTTATTAAGATCCCAATGTGTGCTGAAGGGCTAAAAGCTGTAAGCGCTTTATCAAAAAAGGGAATCAAAACTAATGTAACTTTAATATTTTCAGCACAACAAGCACTTTTAGCTGCAAAGGCAGGAGCAAGCTACGTTAGCCCATTTCTTGGAAGACTTGATGATATAGGAAATGGTGGTCTTCCAGTAGTTCAAGACATTGCAGAAGTATTTAGTATTTATGGAATAGAAACAGAAATTATAGCAGCTAGTGTAAGAACACCAATGCACGTTTTGGAATGTGCAAAGGCAGGTTCAGATATTGCAACTATACCATATAAAGTAATAGTTCAAATGATAAGTCACCCACTAACAGATTCAGGGATTAAAAAGTTCATAGAAGACTATGAATCATCAAAATAAATTAACAACAACATGATAATAGATAAAGGATCAAAATCTTAGTAAATTAGATTTTTGATCCTTTTATTTATTTTTTCTTAAATAATAAACCACATTAATATACAATGATACAGATTATTTAAATATAGACAAGTGTGAAACCTTGTAAAGGGTTTATGCATACCGTATAATATTATTATACTTTAAACATACTTATAAAGTAGTAATTATAAAATACAACTTGTATTTTATAATTTGAAATACTAATTAATTAAAAGGAGGTTTTGTTATTGAATGATGAGAAATTTGATGTAAGTTACATATTGTCATTGGCAGAAGAGATGTCTAATAATAAATTAGTGCCCTATGAAGATCTACCTCAATATGATCTATTTTTATCACAGGTTATTGATTATTTAAATGATAAATTTGTAGAAGAAAAGTACACAAATAATATAGTCCAAAATTACATTAAAAGCGAGGCTATATCAAAGCCGGAAGATAGTAAAAAAAGAGGATATACAAAGCTTCATCTAGCACAACTTTTATTGCTAAGTTATATGAGACCAGTACTTACAACAGAAGAGATAAGGAAGGTTTTTAGACTAGCATTTAATGATATAAATGATAGGGAAGATGATATAATATCCTTTGAAAAGGCATATAAGATATTTTCAGATATACAAAAAGAAAGCGTAAATGAATTTTTAACAGAGCATAGATTTTTTAATCAAGAAAAGTTAGACAGTATAGTATCTGAACTTAATTTAAAACCAAGTGATGAAGGTAGGATAAAGACCTTTATAATGGTTATGAATCTAATAGCTGAAGCTAGTGTAATAAAGAAAATAGTACAAAAGATAATAGGCGATTACCACGAATAGGTGGAATGCTATGGAACCACCTAAAAGGTACACTATTTATTAGATTAACCTAAAAGGTGATTCCATTTATTGTTGATATATATATAAT
It includes:
- a CDS encoding AbrB/MazE/SpoVT family DNA-binding domain-containing protein; this translates as MKSTGVVRRVDELGRIVIPIELRRTLDIAEKDALEIYVDGEQIILKKYEPACIFCGDARDVTNYKGKNICKSCMEEFKK
- the rsmI gene encoding 16S rRNA (cytidine(1402)-2'-O)-methyltransferase, with the protein product MAKLYIVPTPIGNLKDITLRALEVLNMVDVIAAEDTRQTLKLLNHFNIKKPLISYHMHNEQFKSEELLNKIVQGENIAIVSDAGTPGISDPGSVVIKKCIENSIEIEVLPGATALITAMVYSGLDSTKFLFRGFLPRENKDRKVIIEDLKDRTETLILYEAPHRLKDTLAFLRENLGNRNIGICRELTKLYEEILRGSIDDIICHYDAVQPRGEYVIVISGKSEEEIAEERESLWIDMTIEEHIKKYIADGLTKKEAIKMVAKDRKMPKSEVYKHSIE
- the fsa gene encoding fructose-6-phosphate aldolase, with protein sequence MKIFIDTANIEEIKKAAELGVIDGVTTNPSLIAREGRDIKEVIEEICSIVDGPISAEVMSLEHSKMIEEAEELIKLHKNIVIKIPMCAEGLKAVSALSKKGIKTNVTLIFSAQQALLAAKAGASYVSPFLGRLDDIGNGGLPVVQDIAEVFSIYGIETEIIAASVRTPMHVLECAKAGSDIATIPYKVIVQMISHPLTDSGIKKFIEDYESSK
- a CDS encoding tRNA1(Val) (adenine(37)-N6)-methyltransferase, with product MIEDYKNYIKEDETLDDLQLKGIHIIQKTKGFRFGVDAVLLANFAKSKRSSSIMDICTGTGIVPLLIAGKKEFSKVTGMEIQEDMIDMAKRSVIINNLKEKVEFKCSDLKDLKYLKTLEKVDVLTVNPPYKVYKSGILNVSDKDAIARHEIACTLEDVVIASRILLKDNGRMFMVHRPERLADILCTMRKHKIEPKTIRLVHPNSKKAPNIVLVEGQRDGGAFLRFEPPLYIYEEDGEYSEEIKNIYNEDIL
- a CDS encoding DUF1836 domain-containing protein, with translation MSNNKLVPYEDLPQYDLFLSQVIDYLNDKFVEEKYTNNIVQNYIKSEAISKPEDSKKRGYTKLHLAQLLLLSYMRPVLTTEEIRKVFRLAFNDINDREDDIISFEKAYKIFSDIQKESVNEFLTEHRFFNQEKLDSIVSELNLKPSDEGRIKTFIMVMNLIAEASVIKKIVQKIIGDYHE